A stretch of Microbacterium sp. 4R-513 DNA encodes these proteins:
- a CDS encoding citryl-CoA lyase produces the protein MNTSADSGGGDAPVTGSSADQLVDEARRWWQTDIIDIHPGEIALRGYPIQELIGNVGFVDTIWLMLRGELPSRAQTTLLESALVASVDHGPHAPSIAIARMATTCGAPVNGAMASAINVLDDVHGGPGQQCMELYLEIDAERERAGDLAEAVRSVLKRHRDAGLAYVPGFGHRFHPLDPRTPRLLSLVEAAAADGTVSGRFAAIGRAVEDAISEGKSRRVPMNVDGVTAVIYCELGFTPELGRGVFILARSVGILAHANEQMVQGGRIKGPMPKSIDYTYTGPARRSVPQKDGRRRTS, from the coding sequence GTGAACACGTCCGCCGACTCGGGCGGCGGCGACGCCCCAGTGACCGGCTCCTCGGCGGATCAGCTCGTCGACGAGGCCCGGCGGTGGTGGCAGACCGACATCATCGACATCCACCCCGGCGAGATCGCCCTGCGCGGCTATCCCATCCAGGAGCTCATCGGAAACGTCGGGTTCGTCGACACCATCTGGCTCATGCTGCGGGGCGAGCTGCCATCCCGCGCGCAGACGACTCTGCTCGAGTCGGCGCTCGTGGCGTCCGTCGACCACGGCCCGCACGCGCCCTCGATCGCGATCGCGCGAATGGCGACGACGTGCGGCGCGCCGGTGAACGGCGCGATGGCCTCGGCGATCAACGTGCTCGACGACGTCCACGGCGGGCCCGGCCAGCAGTGCATGGAGCTCTACCTCGAGATCGACGCCGAACGGGAGCGCGCTGGAGACCTGGCCGAAGCAGTCCGCAGCGTCCTGAAGCGGCACCGGGACGCGGGTCTCGCGTACGTGCCCGGATTCGGCCACCGCTTCCATCCGCTCGACCCTCGTACCCCGCGCCTGCTGTCTCTCGTCGAGGCGGCGGCCGCGGACGGGACCGTGTCGGGCCGCTTCGCGGCGATCGGGCGCGCGGTCGAGGACGCGATCAGCGAGGGCAAGTCGCGCCGCGTCCCGATGAACGTCGACGGCGTCACGGCCGTCATCTACTGCGAGCTCGGCTTCACTCCCGAACTCGGGCGCGGCGTCTTCATCCTCGCTCGCTCGGTGGGAATCCTCGCGCACGCGAACGAGCAGATGGTCCAGGGCGGGCGGATCAAAGGCCCGATGCCCAAATCGATCGACTACACCTACACGGGGCCGGCGCGTCGCTCGGTCCCCCAGAAAGACGGAAGAAGGAGAACGTCATGA
- a CDS encoding peptidoglycan DD-metalloendopeptidase family protein gives MSRRDARAQRSTAAQRTVWSFPGAPVASDPIPADAPVLEEPVVESPVASDPIPADAPVLEEPVVESPVASDPIPADAPVLEAPLVAEPVQDAAPVQDAASTAPVTRASRRIRTRPTPVIEDAGVAETPAEPVVPATTAPVESAPVQAAPVESSPVESSPVEASEATPHSIPTAAIAWAAAAAAAAAAVEPKPVVPVGSAPADEPFELIEPTDVQPPLGDTADEPYAPASDVDEFEAAAKLFAFTGEMPVQREAEAPTPADVEPEPAAATHLAPRRARRSGRQVATASFSVGVMGIVGLLTVGMTTPADAVAAVTGTEPTSLVAAEGSDLDIDTDDIQAYVAPEGIESVALDRNESYSTVSMGEIAAEEGITNYSNFYVNDPNAAIQWPFKVGVGITFGFGMRDGRMHEGADFVPGQGADVQAIAEGTVRIATNSGGAYGVTVVIDHVIDGQLVSSRYAHMLYGSLKVKVGDHVTVGTILGNTGNTGRSFGAHTHFEILQNGTTAIDPIDWLRANAGRYDLG, from the coding sequence GTGAGTCGGCGCGACGCCCGGGCCCAGCGGTCCACAGCCGCCCAGCGGACGGTCTGGTCGTTCCCCGGTGCTCCCGTCGCGTCCGACCCGATCCCGGCCGACGCTCCGGTCCTTGAGGAGCCCGTCGTCGAGTCGCCCGTCGCGTCCGACCCGATCCCGGCCGACGCTCCGGTCCTTGAGGAGCCCGTCGTCGAGTCGCCCGTCGCGTCCGACCCGATCCCGGCCGACGCTCCGGTGCTCGAGGCGCCGCTCGTCGCGGAGCCGGTTCAGGATGCCGCGCCCGTTCAGGATGCCGCATCCACCGCGCCCGTGACGCGGGCGAGCCGTCGCATCCGCACGCGGCCGACGCCCGTCATCGAGGACGCGGGGGTCGCTGAGACGCCGGCCGAGCCGGTCGTTCCGGCGACGACCGCGCCCGTCGAGTCAGCGCCGGTCCAGGCAGCGCCGGTCGAGTCCTCGCCGGTCGAGTCCTCCCCCGTCGAGGCATCCGAGGCGACCCCCCACTCCATCCCGACGGCCGCGATCGCCTGGGCTGCGGCCGCTGCCGCAGCGGCTGCCGCCGTCGAGCCGAAGCCCGTCGTCCCGGTCGGCTCCGCGCCCGCTGACGAGCCGTTCGAGCTCATCGAGCCGACCGACGTCCAGCCGCCCCTCGGCGACACGGCGGACGAGCCCTACGCGCCGGCCTCCGACGTCGACGAGTTCGAGGCCGCCGCCAAGCTCTTCGCCTTCACGGGCGAGATGCCCGTGCAGCGCGAGGCCGAGGCGCCGACGCCGGCAGACGTGGAGCCCGAGCCCGCCGCAGCGACCCACCTCGCGCCGCGCCGTGCGCGTCGCTCCGGCCGCCAGGTCGCCACGGCGTCCTTCTCGGTGGGCGTCATGGGCATCGTGGGTCTGCTGACTGTCGGCATGACGACGCCGGCCGACGCCGTCGCCGCGGTCACGGGCACCGAGCCCACGTCGCTCGTCGCCGCCGAGGGCAGCGACCTCGACATCGACACCGACGACATCCAGGCGTACGTCGCGCCCGAGGGCATCGAGAGCGTCGCGCTCGACCGCAACGAGAGCTACTCGACGGTGTCGATGGGCGAGATCGCTGCCGAAGAGGGCATCACCAACTACTCGAACTTCTACGTCAACGACCCGAACGCCGCCATCCAGTGGCCGTTCAAGGTCGGCGTCGGCATCACCTTCGGCTTCGGCATGCGCGACGGCCGCATGCACGAGGGCGCCGACTTCGTTCCCGGCCAGGGCGCAGACGTGCAGGCGATCGCCGAGGGCACGGTCCGCATCGCGACCAACAGCGGCGGCGCCTACGGTGTGACGGTCGTCATCGACCACGTCATCGACGGGCAGCTCGTCTCCAGCCGCTATGCGCACATGCTGTACGGCTCGCTCAAGGTCAAGGTCGGCGATCACGTGACGGTCGGCACGATCCTCGGCAACACGGGCAACACGGGTCGCTCGTTCGGCGCCCACACGCACTTCGAGATCCTGCAGAACGGCACGACGGCGATCGATCCGATCGACTGGCTGCGTGCGAACGCGGGCCGCTACGACCTGGGCTGA
- a CDS encoding aldehyde dehydrogenase family protein — MASSATRSLSPEQKQELDEVFARARAALAIIETYDQARVDRLIQAVAWAVANRSSFHRLVEMGIEESGLGDFGSRMNKRMKIRGVLRDALRSPSVGVIEEDAEKGLVKYGKPVGIIGCVVPTTNPDLTPAGNAIYAIKARDVVVFSPHPRSKSTTFETVRLMRDALEAEGAPADILQCITLPSLAASQEIMHRSDLVIATGGQGLVRAAYSSGTPAYGVGAGNATEFVDETADLQETARNCMLSKTSDFGSGCSADGNILVPAARYADMLVALQAEGGYLATAEQREALKSVMWDEEGHRLADTVAISPQQLARAAGFDIPEDRRFILVEGDGIGEDKQFCKEKLTTLMAVHAYEGSFEDGVEVAKHLYDIGGKGHSCGIASTDDAHIDYFARHMPVSRIMVRQPNSKANAGAFTNGMPMTSSMGCGTWGGNITSENVSLRHYLNTTWVSRTIPEDRPSDEELFGDFYDEALESDSALAAS, encoded by the coding sequence ATGGCCTCTTCAGCCACCAGATCCCTGTCACCCGAGCAGAAGCAGGAACTCGACGAGGTGTTCGCCCGCGCGCGGGCGGCGCTCGCGATCATCGAGACGTACGATCAGGCCCGCGTCGACCGCCTGATCCAGGCGGTCGCCTGGGCGGTCGCGAACCGCTCGTCCTTCCATCGCCTGGTGGAGATGGGCATCGAGGAGTCCGGGCTCGGCGACTTCGGAAGCCGCATGAACAAGCGCATGAAGATCCGCGGCGTGCTCCGCGATGCACTGCGCAGCCCCTCGGTCGGCGTCATCGAAGAGGATGCCGAGAAGGGCCTCGTCAAGTACGGCAAGCCGGTCGGGATCATCGGCTGCGTCGTGCCCACGACCAACCCGGACCTGACCCCCGCGGGCAACGCCATCTACGCGATCAAGGCACGCGACGTCGTCGTCTTCTCGCCGCACCCGCGTTCGAAGAGCACGACCTTCGAGACCGTACGGCTGATGCGCGACGCGCTCGAGGCCGAGGGCGCCCCCGCCGACATCCTGCAGTGCATCACTCTGCCGAGCCTCGCCGCTTCGCAGGAGATCATGCACCGCTCCGACCTCGTAATCGCGACCGGCGGGCAGGGGCTCGTCCGCGCGGCGTACAGCTCCGGGACCCCCGCCTACGGCGTCGGCGCCGGCAACGCGACCGAGTTCGTCGACGAGACCGCCGACCTGCAGGAGACCGCGCGCAACTGCATGCTGTCCAAGACCTCGGACTTCGGGTCCGGGTGCTCGGCGGACGGGAACATCCTCGTCCCGGCTGCCCGCTACGCCGACATGCTCGTGGCGCTCCAGGCCGAGGGCGGATACCTCGCGACGGCCGAGCAGCGCGAGGCCCTCAAGTCCGTCATGTGGGACGAGGAGGGGCACCGTCTGGCCGACACGGTGGCCATCTCACCGCAGCAGCTCGCGCGCGCAGCGGGATTCGACATCCCGGAGGATCGTCGCTTCATCCTCGTCGAGGGCGACGGCATCGGCGAGGACAAGCAGTTCTGCAAGGAGAAGCTCACGACCCTGATGGCGGTCCACGCCTACGAGGGCAGCTTCGAGGACGGCGTCGAAGTCGCCAAGCATCTCTATGACATCGGCGGCAAGGGTCACTCGTGCGGCATCGCGTCGACCGACGACGCGCACATCGACTACTTCGCCCGCCACATGCCGGTTTCCCGGATCATGGTTCGACAGCCCAACTCCAAGGCGAACGCGGGTGCGTTCACGAACGGGATGCCGATGACCTCGTCGATGGGGTGCGGGACCTGGGGAGGCAACATCACGTCGGAGAACGTCTCTCTCCGGCACTACCTGAACACGACGTGGGTATCGCGCACGATCCCCGAGGACCGGCCGTCCGACGAGGAGCTCTTCGGCGACTTCTACGACGAGGCGCTCGAGTCCGACTCGGCGCTGGCGGCATCGTGA
- a CDS encoding thiamine pyrophosphate-binding protein has translation MKDLVSNQIVRYLEARDVEHVFGLCGHTNIALLAALESSDQISFVNVRHEQIAAHAADGYARVTKRTGVVLTHLGPGLTNATTGVANAALDSIPMVVIAGDVPTHYFGKHPHQEINLHADAAQYEIYRPFVKRAWRVDQPHLIAEVLDKAFTLAASGRPGPVLVDVPMDVFSAEVDVALFDKVIGNTRMLARPSLDETVAEQIVRNLLDAESPVLYVGGGIVAADAASELAEFADLLSLPVAHSLMGKGAVPDDSPLVLGMTGFWGTAFTNETTRTADWILALGTRFAEADSSSWYAEYTFDIPATKLMQIDIDPAELGRNYPLEIGALADLKSALAVLIRVARRLVPEGVRRTELLAQIAAHRSTVKLQNREAQASDAWPMRPERILSETREVLPADAIITTDVGWNKNGVGQQFDILTPGTFLTPGGFATMGFGAPAAVGAKIARPDRVVVSLVGDGGFGQNPAVLATAREQNVPVVWVVMNNNAFGTIAGLEKAAFDTTFGTVFGSADDPMYTNFAAIAEGYGVTGIKVDSAAEFKPALEWAIALDGPVVIDVSMVNVPTPTTGHWNILDIYSPGETVEHVATD, from the coding sequence ATGAAGGACCTGGTCTCCAACCAGATCGTTCGCTATCTGGAGGCTCGTGACGTCGAGCATGTCTTCGGACTGTGCGGACACACGAACATCGCGCTGCTGGCGGCCCTGGAGAGCAGCGATCAGATCTCCTTCGTCAACGTGCGGCACGAGCAGATCGCCGCGCACGCAGCGGATGGCTACGCCCGCGTCACGAAGCGGACGGGGGTCGTCCTGACCCACCTCGGACCGGGTCTGACGAATGCCACGACGGGTGTCGCCAACGCGGCACTGGACTCGATCCCCATGGTCGTCATCGCCGGCGACGTTCCCACCCACTATTTCGGGAAGCACCCGCACCAGGAGATCAACCTCCACGCCGACGCGGCGCAGTACGAGATCTACCGGCCCTTCGTCAAGCGGGCATGGCGGGTGGATCAGCCCCATCTGATCGCCGAGGTGCTCGACAAGGCGTTCACGCTGGCGGCGAGCGGCCGACCGGGGCCCGTGCTCGTCGACGTCCCCATGGATGTGTTCTCCGCCGAAGTCGATGTCGCCCTGTTCGACAAGGTCATCGGCAACACCCGCATGCTGGCGAGGCCGAGTCTCGATGAGACGGTTGCCGAGCAGATCGTCAGGAATCTGCTGGATGCCGAGAGCCCCGTGCTGTACGTCGGCGGCGGTATCGTCGCCGCCGACGCAGCATCCGAGCTCGCCGAGTTCGCCGACCTTCTGTCGCTCCCCGTCGCGCACAGCCTCATGGGCAAGGGCGCCGTGCCGGACGACAGCCCACTCGTCCTCGGGATGACCGGATTCTGGGGCACGGCCTTCACCAACGAGACGACGCGCACGGCCGATTGGATCCTTGCTCTCGGCACGCGCTTCGCCGAGGCCGACTCCAGTTCCTGGTACGCCGAGTACACCTTCGACATCCCCGCGACCAAGCTCATGCAGATCGACATCGACCCGGCGGAGCTCGGGCGCAACTACCCGCTCGAAATCGGTGCGCTCGCCGATCTCAAGTCCGCGCTCGCCGTGCTTATCCGCGTCGCCCGTCGTCTCGTGCCCGAGGGCGTTCGGCGGACCGAGCTGCTGGCGCAGATCGCGGCGCACCGCTCGACCGTGAAACTGCAGAACAGGGAGGCCCAGGCCTCCGATGCCTGGCCGATGCGACCCGAGCGGATCCTGTCGGAGACGAGGGAGGTGCTGCCGGCGGATGCGATCATCACCACCGATGTCGGCTGGAACAAGAACGGTGTCGGGCAGCAGTTCGACATTCTCACACCGGGCACTTTCCTCACTCCCGGCGGCTTCGCCACGATGGGCTTCGGCGCTCCCGCCGCCGTCGGGGCCAAGATCGCCCGGCCGGATCGCGTCGTCGTGTCGCTCGTGGGGGACGGCGGCTTCGGACAGAACCCGGCCGTTCTCGCCACGGCCCGCGAGCAGAATGTGCCCGTCGTGTGGGTCGTGATGAACAACAACGCCTTCGGCACGATCGCCGGCCTCGAGAAGGCGGCCTTCGACACGACGTTCGGCACGGTGTTCGGCAGCGCCGACGACCCGATGTACACGAACTTCGCGGCGATCGCGGAGGGCTACGGGGTCACCGGGATCAAGGTCGACTCGGCCGCCGAGTTCAAGCCGGCTCTCGAATGGGCCATCGCCCTCGACGGGCCGGTCGTGATCGACGTGTCGATGGTCAACGTGCCGACCCCGACGACGGGTCACTGGAACATCCTCGACATCTACTCCCCCGGCGAGACGGTCGAGCACGTCGCGACGGACTGA
- a CDS encoding TIM barrel protein, with product MDAAFDARRVALSTVCLSGTLEDKLRAAAEAGFLGVEILEFDLITSAWPPTRVAAEAAALGLSIEAYQPLHVEAVPPDEFGRARRHAERKLDLLAELGTRVLVCCSSRSGDGVDDDDLAADQLHELADLAGSRGVRLAYEGVPWGRVRTHEDAWQLVQRVDHPALGLCLDSFHVLSLGNGAAAIEGVRPDKLFHVQLADAPRLDMDVREWSLHYRMFPGQGSLDVSGFVGRLVSMGYAGPMALEVFNDVYQQEDPRHAAIDAMRSTRALAEAVHSSDAGAKLAPPGVDGLPSAPRLDGYAFAELAVDAVSGPLLSRTLTALGFGHVGQHRSKPVQLWEQGGARIVLNLAPERSIDPATASISALALESAAPEASLRRAEGLLAPKLARPRGPGEADLSSVATPGGTTLFFCESGPGRDWLRDFEPTGASTALSPVVHEIDHVAITESVDDFDQSTLFLRTVLGLIPRESTEVNAPFGVVRNWFASDPRERVRIALSTTPLRRGDWSPGVSSPQLVAFSTDDAIGCARTLRERGAPVLEIPANYYDDLDARLDLPTEFIADLRANGILYDRDEHGAFLHFFTEMVASRVFFEVVQRIGGYAGLGDPRTVPLRMAAHRRQRMRTLATAPTASASEHRHDYSLAHLTALSLSPPELVDAAAAAGYRYVGLRMTKVTPQEPHYPLAYDPALMRATKTHLAATGIEVLDIELARITSGDDPRDYLRFLEAGAELGARHVITQLPDSDFTRKTDRFAELCRLALPLGLTIDLEFPSWTETPNLTEATRVLRAAEQPNAGLLIDLLHFARSGSRIEDLQGLPPEWFHYAHVCDAPGTIPTTTSELIHTARFERLFPGEGGIDMPGILAALPPGLPFALEIPRAMLVAQVGAKEHARLAISAARRHLDGSPS from the coding sequence GTGGATGCCGCATTCGACGCGCGGCGCGTGGCGCTGTCGACCGTGTGCCTCTCCGGCACGCTCGAGGACAAGCTTCGCGCCGCCGCCGAGGCGGGGTTCCTCGGCGTGGAGATCCTCGAGTTCGACCTCATCACCTCGGCCTGGCCTCCGACCCGGGTGGCCGCCGAGGCGGCCGCCCTGGGCTTATCCATCGAGGCCTATCAGCCGCTGCACGTCGAGGCGGTTCCGCCTGATGAGTTCGGTCGCGCCCGGCGTCATGCGGAGCGGAAGCTGGACCTCCTGGCCGAACTCGGCACTCGGGTCCTGGTGTGCTGCTCGTCGAGGAGCGGAGACGGGGTCGACGACGACGATCTCGCCGCGGATCAGCTGCACGAGCTGGCGGACCTCGCCGGAAGCCGCGGCGTGCGGCTCGCATACGAGGGCGTCCCGTGGGGACGCGTCCGCACTCACGAGGATGCCTGGCAGCTCGTGCAGCGGGTCGACCACCCCGCCCTCGGGCTGTGTCTCGACAGCTTCCATGTGCTGTCGCTCGGCAACGGTGCCGCGGCGATTGAGGGCGTACGACCCGACAAGCTCTTCCACGTTCAGCTCGCCGACGCCCCGAGGCTCGACATGGACGTCCGCGAGTGGAGCCTTCACTATCGGATGTTCCCGGGTCAGGGTTCGCTCGATGTGTCCGGCTTCGTCGGACGGCTCGTGTCGATGGGATACGCGGGCCCGATGGCGCTGGAAGTGTTCAACGACGTCTACCAGCAGGAGGATCCGCGCCACGCCGCCATCGACGCCATGCGATCGACGCGAGCGCTCGCCGAGGCGGTGCACTCGTCCGACGCCGGCGCGAAGCTCGCGCCGCCGGGGGTCGATGGACTGCCGTCGGCACCGCGTCTCGACGGCTACGCGTTCGCCGAGCTCGCCGTGGATGCCGTCTCGGGCCCACTCCTGTCGCGCACACTGACGGCACTCGGATTCGGTCACGTGGGGCAGCACCGCTCGAAGCCGGTGCAGCTCTGGGAACAGGGCGGGGCTCGAATCGTTCTCAATCTGGCGCCGGAGCGTTCGATCGACCCGGCGACGGCGTCCATCAGCGCACTCGCCCTCGAGAGCGCTGCCCCTGAGGCCTCCCTTCGGCGCGCGGAGGGCCTTCTCGCGCCGAAGCTCGCGCGGCCACGGGGCCCCGGCGAGGCGGATCTCAGTTCGGTCGCCACTCCGGGGGGCACAACGCTCTTCTTCTGCGAATCGGGGCCGGGGCGCGACTGGCTGCGCGACTTCGAGCCGACCGGCGCGTCCACCGCACTCTCGCCCGTGGTGCACGAGATCGATCATGTGGCGATCACCGAGTCGGTCGACGACTTCGACCAGTCGACCCTGTTCCTCCGAACGGTTCTGGGGCTGATCCCGCGCGAGTCGACCGAGGTCAACGCCCCGTTCGGCGTGGTCCGGAACTGGTTCGCGAGCGATCCGCGTGAGCGCGTGCGCATCGCTCTGAGCACGACCCCGCTGCGCCGCGGCGACTGGTCGCCTGGAGTTTCGAGCCCGCAGCTCGTGGCCTTCTCCACCGATGATGCGATCGGCTGCGCGAGGACGCTCCGCGAGCGTGGCGCCCCCGTCCTCGAGATTCCCGCGAACTACTACGACGACCTGGATGCGCGACTCGACCTGCCGACGGAGTTCATCGCCGACCTGCGCGCGAACGGGATCCTCTACGACCGCGACGAGCACGGCGCGTTCTTGCACTTCTTCACCGAGATGGTCGCCTCACGCGTCTTCTTCGAAGTCGTTCAGCGCATCGGCGGCTACGCAGGGCTCGGCGACCCACGGACCGTTCCGCTGCGGATGGCGGCCCACCGCCGTCAGCGCATGCGCACGTTGGCGACGGCGCCGACCGCGAGCGCGTCGGAGCACCGCCACGACTACTCGCTGGCCCATCTCACAGCTCTGAGTCTGTCTCCGCCCGAGTTGGTCGACGCCGCCGCGGCCGCCGGCTACCGGTACGTCGGCCTGCGCATGACGAAGGTCACCCCGCAGGAGCCGCACTATCCGCTGGCGTACGACCCTGCGCTGATGCGCGCCACCAAGACGCATCTCGCGGCGACGGGTATCGAGGTCCTCGACATCGAGCTCGCGCGCATCACGTCGGGGGACGACCCGCGCGACTATCTCCGCTTCCTCGAGGCGGGGGCCGAGCTCGGTGCGCGTCACGTCATCACGCAGCTGCCGGACTCCGACTTCACACGCAAGACCGATCGATTCGCGGAGCTGTGCCGATTGGCGCTGCCTCTCGGACTCACCATCGACCTCGAGTTCCCCTCCTGGACGGAAACCCCGAATCTGACGGAGGCGACGCGCGTCCTGCGTGCCGCGGAGCAGCCGAATGCGGGGCTCCTCATCGATCTCCTGCACTTCGCGCGGTCTGGTTCCCGCATCGAGGATCTCCAGGGCCTTCCTCCGGAGTGGTTCCACTACGCACACGTCTGCGACGCACCGGGCACGATCCCGACCACCACCTCGGAGCTCATCCACACAGCGCGCTTCGAGCGGCTCTTCCCCGGAGAGGGCGGCATCGACATGCCCGGGATCCTCGCGGCCCTGCCGCCCGGTCTCCCGTTCGCACTCGAGATCCCGCGCGCCATGCTCGTGGCGCAGGTCGGCGCGAAGGAGCACGCTCGCTTGGCGATCAGCGCAGCACGACGGCACCTCGACGGATCGCCGTCGTGA